A single genomic interval of Xiphophorus couchianus chromosome 2, X_couchianus-1.0, whole genome shotgun sequence harbors:
- the prrt2 gene encoding trafficking regulator of GLUT4 1 — protein MAVNMNPSPAVWPGEEQPSLMDHDDPVSSQAAVIPMPCGSPGGEELLHSCGSPTDTRPPRSKSKGELVIVINEKLKNGNGIHPGPTESTSPVISSPPRRQHSISYPHHAKTRKGSRAGSIGYTAFSPRPSLSRHSSIATNPPLDRTKVKDYLLLSVLACFCPVWPINIVGFVYSIMSKNSLEQGNLDGAVRLGRVAKMLSVVSLVGGTVIIIACIVNLAINVKT, from the exons ATGGCCGTTAACATGAATCCATCTCCTGCCGTTTGGCCGGGGGAAGAACAGCCGTCGCTCATGGATCACGACGACCCCGTTTCCAGTCAGGCAGCCGTCATCCCCATGCCGTGCGGCTCGCCGGGGGGCGAAGAGCTCCTGCACAGCTGCGGCAGCCCGACCGACACCAGGCCGCCCCGCAGCAAGTCCAAAGGAGAACTGGTGATCGTCATCAACGAGAAACTGAAGAACG GTAACGGGATCCACCCCGGCCCCACAGAGAGCACCTCTCCAGTGATTTCCTCCCCGCCCAGAAGGCAGCACTCCATCTCCTACCCTCACCACGCCAAAACCAGGAAGGGCAGCCGGGCGGGCTCCATCGGCTACACCGCCTTCTCGCCCCGGCCGTCGCTGTCCCGGCACTCCAGCATCGCCACTAACCCTCCACTGGACCGAACCAAGGTCAAAGACTACCTCCTGCTGTCTGTGCTGGCCTGCTTCTGCCCCGTCTGGCCCATCAACATCGTCGGCTTCGTCTACTCCATCATG TCGAAGAACAGCCTGGAGCAGGGGAACCTGGACGGCGCCGTGCGTCTGGGTCGCGTGGCCAAGATGCTCTCAGTGGTGTCTCTAGTAGGAGGGACGGTCATTATCATCGCCTGCATTGTCAACCTGGCCA taaatgtgAAGACTTGA